One Pseudomonas sp. B21_DOA genomic window, ATTGCGGTTTTATCCTTGGCCAGCGCCGTAACGCTGAACAGCCCCAACATCACCAGCGCACAGGCGCGCAGCCAACCGACAGACATTCAGCGAACTCCGGAAAAACAGGTGGGAAAAGCAGTTTGCGAGCCAGACGACTCAAAGAACCGCGAAGAATACGTTAGCCATCAAAACGCCGCCAGCGACGTCTATCGGCTCAGACAAAGTAGCTCAATCGACACAATGGGTTGTTCCCGCGCGATGCATTGCATAGGCTTGCGCGATTGTTCGCCCGCGCCTGACGCGAGCCGCCTCGAGGAGACTGTAAATGGGCCTGAATAACCAGTGGATGCAACGCGATCTTGCGGTGTTGTGGCATCCCTGCACCCAGATGAAAGACCACGAACAGCTGCCGCTGATCCCGATCAAGCGCGGCGAAGGCGTCTGGCTCGAAGACTTCGAAGGCAAGCGCTACCTCGACGCGGTCAGCTCCTGGTGGGTCAACGTGTTCGGCCATGCCAACCCACGCATCAACCAGCGCATCAAGGATCAGGTCGATCAACTCGAACACGTGATCCTTGCCGGTTTCAGCCACCAACCGGTAATCGAGCTGTCCGAGCGTCTGGTGAAAATGACCCCGCAAGGCTTGAACCGAGTGTTCTACGCCGATAACGGTTCGTCCTGCATCGAAGTCGCACTGAAGATGAGCTTTCACTACTGGCTCAATCGCGGCCAGCCAAACAAGAAGCGCTTCGTCACCCTGACCAACAGCTACCACGGTGAAACCATGGCAGCGATGGCGGTCGGCGATGTGCCGCTGTTCACCGAGACCTACAAAGCCCTGCTGATGGACACCATCAAGGTGCCGAGCCCGGATTGCTATCTGCGCCCCGACGGCATGAGCTGGGAAGAACACTCGCGCAACATGTTTGCCGCCATGGAACAGACCCTGGCGCAAAACCATGACAGCGTCGCGGCGGTGATCGTCGAGCCGCTGATTCAGGGCGCCGGCGGCATGCGCATGTATCACCCGGTTTATCTCAAGCTGCTGCGCGAGGCCTGCGACCGCTACGGCGTGCACCTGATTCACGATGAAATCGCCGTCGGCTTCGGTCGCACCGGGACGATGTTCGCCTGCGAACAGGCCGGCATCCGCCCGGACTTCCTCTGCCTGTCGAAAGCCCTGACCGGCGGCTATCTGCCGCTGGCAGCGTGCCTGACCACCGATGAGGTCTACAGCGCGTTCTACGACGACTACCCGACCCTGCGCGCCTTCCTCCACTCGCACAGCTACACCGGTAACCCGCTGGCGTGCGCGGCAGCATTGGCGACGCTGGATATCTTCGAGCAGGACAACGTCATCGAGAACAACCAGGCGCTGGCTCAGCGCATGGCCTCGGCGACCGCGCATCTGTTCGATCACCCCAACGTCTCCGAAGTGCGCCAGACCGGCATGGTCCTGGCGATCGAGATGGTCAAGGATAAAGCCACGAAAGAGGCCTACCCTTGGCAGGAGCGTCGCGGTTTGAAGGTGTTCCAGCATGCGCTGGAGCGAGGCGCGTTGCTGCGGCCGCTGGGCAGCGTGGTGTATTTCCTGCCGCCGTATGTGATCACCCCGGAGCAGATCGATTTCCTTGCTGAGGTGGCTAGCGAAGGTATCGACATTGCTACGCGTGACAGCGTCAGCGTGGCGGTGCCGAAAGACTTCCACCCGGGATTTCGCGATCCGGGCTGATCGATACCAAAGGTTTGAGAAGGACCCTGTGGCGAGGGGATTTATCCCCGTTGGGTGGCGAAGCCGCCCTGAAATCTGCAATCGTGGTGAGTCAGGATTATTGCGTGTGCTGATTTCACGACTGCTGCGCAGCCGAACGGGGATAAATCCCCTCGCCACCAAAGCTCTGCCAACAGTGACTACGCGCCAATTTTTTAGAGACCCGAAATGAGACTGTCCCGCTTCTTTATCGACGCCCCGCTGAGCACCGGCGAACACGAACTGCCGGAAGCCCAGGCGCATTACATCAGCCGCGTGTTGCGCATGGTCGAGGGCGATGCGGTGCAGTTGTTCGACGGTTCCGGCCATGAGTTTCGCGGGTCCTTGGTGGATGTCGGCAAGAAACGCGTGGTCGTGCAGATCGACGAGCAATTCGCCGGGCAAATCGAATCGCCGCTGCAGATCCACCTCGGCCAGGGCCTGTCCCGGGGCGAGCGCATGGACTGGGCGATTCAGAAAGCCACCGAACTGGGCGTCACGGAAATCACCCCAATCTTCAGCGAACGCTGCGAAGTCCGGCTCAAGGACGAACGCGCCGACAAGCGCTTGCTGCACTGGCGCCAAGTGGCGATCAGTGCCTGCGAACAGTGCGGGCGGTCACGGGTGCCGGTGATTCATCCACCAGTGTTGCTGGCGGACTGGCTCAAGCAGACTGAAGCCGAATTGAAACTGGTGCTGCATCCGGTGGCAGAGCCGTTGGTGAGTCATGCCAAACCGGCGACGCTGGCGTTCCTGATCGGGCCGGAAGGTGGCTTGACGGACGGCGAAGTCGAGCAGGCCAAAGGCAATGGCTTCCACGCCGCCCGCCTCGGCCCACGCGTGCTGCGCACCGAGACCGCGCCGGTGGTGGCGCTGGCGGTAGCCCAGCAACTGTGGGGTGATTTCTAGGACGCCATCGCTGGCAAGCCAGCTCCCACAGGTGCTTTGTTGGCCACAACATTTGTGAACACCACTGAACCCTGTGGGAGCTGGCTTGCCAGCGATTAGCCGCACCTCGGTCTACAGGACGTAAAACAGAATCGCGACAAAATGCAGCAAGCTCCCGGCAATCACGAACAGATGCCAGATGCCATGGGCATGCCGCAGCCGGTGATCGAGGGCAAAAAAGATAATCCCCACCGTATACAGCACCCCGCCCGACGCCAGCCAGGCAAACCCCGCCGTGCCCAGCGCGGCAATCAGCGGTTTGACCGCGACCAGCACGATCCAGCCCATCACCGCGTAAATCACGATCGACAGAATCCGTGCCTCGGAGCGCGGTTTGATCTCTTGCAGAATGCCGATCAGCGCCAGCCCCCAGACGATCCCGAACAGCGTCCAGCCCCACGGCCCGCGTAACGTCACCAGGCAGAACGGCGTGTAGCTGCCGGCGATCAGCAGGTAGATCGAAAAGTGATCGACCTTTTTCATGATCGCTTTCTTGCGCCCGCGCACGCTGTGGTACACGGTCGAAGCGCTGTAGAGCACCAGCAAAGTGAAGGCGTAGATCGCCACGCTGACGATCTTCCATGGACTGCCGTCGAGGCTGGCAATCACCAGCATCCAAACGCCGCCGATAAACGCGGCGATGGCTCCGACCAGATGGGTCCAGGCGTTGAGTTTTTCCCCGTGATACATGTGTCGCAGACCTCGTAGTCACTAGCGCAAGCGCGCAAGGCTCGGGCCTTGAGCGTAAAAGCGCAATGTTTCTGTTCAACCTCGCCTGCGCGGCACGTCGGAATTGGGCACAATCGGCCGATACCAAAAGAGTCCGCGCCATGCTGATCGACGAAGAATTGACCCTGAAAAAACTCGAGGTGTTCCTCGCCTTCATGCGCACCGGCAACCTCGCCCGCGCCGCCGCCGAATTGCAGACCAGCAACGTCAGCGTGCACCGCGCGATTCACTCACTGGAAAACGCCCTGCGCTGCCCGCTGTTCAAACACGAGGGTCGCAATCTGACGCCGCTGGAAAGTGCTTACGTGCTGGAAGAGCGCGCGCAGAAGCTGATCAACGATGTGGTCGACAGCGTGCGCCTGACCCGCGAAGCCGCCGGGTTCTCCGCTGAGCGCTTCAAGCTTGGCTCGCTGTATTCGCTGACGGTGAAAACCGTGCCGCAACTGATCATGGGCTTGAAAATCCGCCGCAGCGAACTCAACATCGACCTGATCCTCGGCTCGAACATCGACCTGCTCTACAAGCTGAAAAACATGGAGGTCGACGCGATTCTGGTGTCACTGGACGACAGCATCAACGATCCGGACTGCGAACAGATTGCGCTGTTTTCCGACGACATCTTCCTCGCCACCCCGGCGGATTCGAAGTTTGCTCAGCGCAGTGAAGTCGATCTGGCCGAGGTGCGGGATGAAACGTTCATCACCCTGACCCAGGGCTTTGCCACGCATCAGGATGGCAATCGGGTGTTCAAGCAAGCGGGGTTCGAGCCGAAAGTGGCGATGCAGGTCAATGACATCTTCACTTTGCTGAGCATGGTCAGCTCCGGGGTGGGGTACGCCTTGTTGCCGGGGCGGATTGCGGCGGTGTACGAGAATCGGGTGAAGCTCATCCCGTTGCAGGAGAAGTACCGCTTGCAGCAGCACATTGGCGTGGTGTTTCTCAAGGCCAAGGAGCGCGATCCGAATTTGCTGGCGTTGCTGGCGGAGTGTCGGATGTATGCCAATCGCCAGGCCAGCTCATGATCGTTCCCACGCTCTGCGTGGGAATGTCTCAATGGACGCTCTGCGTCCGCTTTGGGACGCGGAGCGTCCCGGCTGCATTCCCACGCAGAGCGTGGGAACGATCAATGTCAGCTCGGTCAGCCCATCAACCCGCGCATCGCCAGAAACAACAGCGAAGGCCCGAGCAGACACCCTAGCGCGGTGTAGAACGCCGCCGTCAGGCAACCATATGGCACCAGCTTCGGATCGGTGGCCGCCAGGCCCCGGCAACGCCGCTGGAGGTGCCCATCAAACCACCGAAAATCACCGCGCTGCGCGGGTTGTTCAGACCGATCATCGGTGCCACGAACGGTGTCATCACCATCACCAGAATCGCCTTGATCAGCCCCGCCGCAATCGACAGCGCCATCACCTCGGAGCTGGCGCCGATCGCCGCGCCGGTCACCGGGCCGACAATGTAGGTCACCGCACCGGCGCCAATGGTGGTCAGGCTCACCGCATCGGTGTAGCCGAACGCCATCGCCACGCCGACGCCGGCGACGAACGAGGTGCCAACGCCGACAAACAGCGCCAGCACACCGACGAGTCCGGCGCGTTTGAGCTCATCGACACTCACCCCAAACGCCGTCGCCACAATCGCGAAATCCCGCAGCATCGCACCGCCGAGCAGGCCGATGCCGGACAGCAGGGGAATATCCACCACGCCTTTTTGCCCACCGGTGAGTGCGCCGCCGATATACGACAGCACCAGCCCGAGCAGAATGGCGATCGCCGAACCGTGCAGCCGGCCCTTGGTGAAGGTGTTGGACATCCAGTAGGACACCCACATGGTCAGGCCGACAATCAAAAAGCCGCTGATCAGACCGTAGCCG contains:
- a CDS encoding adenosylmethionine--8-amino-7-oxononanoate transaminase, which gives rise to MGLNNQWMQRDLAVLWHPCTQMKDHEQLPLIPIKRGEGVWLEDFEGKRYLDAVSSWWVNVFGHANPRINQRIKDQVDQLEHVILAGFSHQPVIELSERLVKMTPQGLNRVFYADNGSSCIEVALKMSFHYWLNRGQPNKKRFVTLTNSYHGETMAAMAVGDVPLFTETYKALLMDTIKVPSPDCYLRPDGMSWEEHSRNMFAAMEQTLAQNHDSVAAVIVEPLIQGAGGMRMYHPVYLKLLREACDRYGVHLIHDEIAVGFGRTGTMFACEQAGIRPDFLCLSKALTGGYLPLAACLTTDEVYSAFYDDYPTLRAFLHSHSYTGNPLACAAALATLDIFEQDNVIENNQALAQRMASATAHLFDHPNVSEVRQTGMVLAIEMVKDKATKEAYPWQERRGLKVFQHALERGALLRPLGSVVYFLPPYVITPEQIDFLAEVASEGIDIATRDSVSVAVPKDFHPGFRDPG
- a CDS encoding 16S rRNA (uracil(1498)-N(3))-methyltransferase, giving the protein MRLSRFFIDAPLSTGEHELPEAQAHYISRVLRMVEGDAVQLFDGSGHEFRGSLVDVGKKRVVVQIDEQFAGQIESPLQIHLGQGLSRGERMDWAIQKATELGVTEITPIFSERCEVRLKDERADKRLLHWRQVAISACEQCGRSRVPVIHPPVLLADWLKQTEAELKLVLHPVAEPLVSHAKPATLAFLIGPEGGLTDGEVEQAKGNGFHAARLGPRVLRTETAPVVALAVAQQLWGDF
- a CDS encoding hemolysin III family protein, translated to MYHGEKLNAWTHLVGAIAAFIGGVWMLVIASLDGSPWKIVSVAIYAFTLLVLYSASTVYHSVRGRKKAIMKKVDHFSIYLLIAGSYTPFCLVTLRGPWGWTLFGIVWGLALIGILQEIKPRSEARILSIVIYAVMGWIVLVAVKPLIAALGTAGFAWLASGGVLYTVGIIFFALDHRLRHAHGIWHLFVIAGSLLHFVAILFYVL
- a CDS encoding LysR family transcriptional regulator → MLIDEELTLKKLEVFLAFMRTGNLARAAAELQTSNVSVHRAIHSLENALRCPLFKHEGRNLTPLESAYVLEERAQKLINDVVDSVRLTREAAGFSAERFKLGSLYSLTVKTVPQLIMGLKIRRSELNIDLILGSNIDLLYKLKNMEVDAILVSLDDSINDPDCEQIALFSDDIFLATPADSKFAQRSEVDLAEVRDETFITLTQGFATHQDGNRVFKQAGFEPKVAMQVNDIFTLLSMVSSGVGYALLPGRIAAVYENRVKLIPLQEKYRLQQHIGVVFLKAKERDPNLLALLAECRMYANRQASS